In one Sphingobium sp. MI1205 genomic region, the following are encoded:
- a CDS encoding LysR family transcriptional regulator, whose protein sequence is MRLPDFEAWAIFAAVVEHRSFTEAAKSLSVSKATVSKAVTRLEQHLDTTLFSRTSRRLALTESGKRLADHAARILAEGQAAEEAARDDTAELSGTVRLGAPMSFGLLRIAPLIAVFTKLHPAVNVDLHLSDARIDIIEMGLDATIRVADMPDSSLRARRLADVNMHVIASPGYLAERGRPTHPSDLGEHDCLCYANVATPDVWRFAGPGQQNVTVQVRARIMVNSGDAMLPALRQGVGIARLPDFIVRDGLASGELKEILIDWRPPPIGLHLVTPPSRLRPARVEALLDYITKNHGC, encoded by the coding sequence ATGCGCCTTCCTGATTTCGAAGCCTGGGCCATTTTCGCGGCCGTGGTCGAGCACCGAAGCTTCACGGAAGCTGCCAAATCGCTCAGCGTTTCCAAGGCGACCGTATCCAAAGCGGTTACACGCCTTGAACAGCATCTCGATACCACCCTGTTCAGCCGCACCAGCCGACGACTTGCTCTCACGGAGAGTGGCAAGCGTCTGGCTGATCACGCGGCCCGCATTCTTGCCGAAGGGCAGGCGGCGGAAGAGGCTGCCCGGGATGATACGGCTGAACTGAGCGGCACGGTTCGCCTTGGTGCTCCTATGAGCTTCGGTCTGCTCCGCATTGCCCCGCTGATCGCCGTGTTCACCAAGCTTCATCCGGCGGTTAATGTGGATCTCCACCTTTCCGACGCTCGCATCGACATTATTGAAATGGGTCTCGACGCCACTATTCGGGTCGCCGACATGCCAGACAGTTCGCTGCGTGCCCGGCGATTAGCGGACGTCAACATGCATGTTATCGCTTCGCCTGGTTACTTGGCGGAGCGTGGAAGGCCGACGCATCCGTCCGACCTCGGCGAGCATGACTGCCTTTGCTACGCAAATGTCGCGACACCCGATGTCTGGCGCTTCGCGGGGCCGGGGCAGCAAAATGTCACGGTCCAGGTGAGGGCGCGGATCATGGTCAATAGCGGTGATGCCATGCTACCTGCCTTGCGACAGGGGGTAGGCATTGCCCGGCTGCCCGATTTTATCGTCAGGGATGGGCTGGCGTCGGGAGAACTGAAGGAAATATTGATCGACTGGCGCCCACCGCCCATCGGCCTCCATTTGGTCACGCCTCCCTCTCGCTTGCGTCCAGCGCGGGTAGAGGCGCTGCTGGATTACATCACCAAAAACCACGGCTGCTGA
- a CDS encoding RNA polymerase sigma factor, with translation MSFESDLLGILPRLRRFAVSLSRDRFDADDLLQTTVERALRARTQWQPGTRLDSWMYRIMRNLWIDEGRSRQRVARTFAPEEAGENVGHAGDQDVEAHVMLSDVDRAMQALPDEQREAIALVLVEGLSYKEAARILGVPMGTLTSRLVRGRGALIEMLGEAA, from the coding sequence ATGTCGTTCGAAAGCGATCTGTTGGGAATCCTGCCTCGGCTGCGACGCTTTGCCGTCAGTTTGTCCCGTGACCGTTTCGATGCGGACGATCTTTTGCAGACGACCGTGGAACGGGCTTTGCGCGCACGGACCCAATGGCAGCCGGGGACGAGATTGGATAGCTGGATGTATCGGATCATGCGGAACCTGTGGATCGACGAGGGCCGGTCGCGGCAGCGGGTGGCCCGGACATTTGCCCCTGAAGAGGCGGGTGAGAATGTAGGCCATGCCGGCGACCAGGATGTGGAGGCGCATGTGATGTTATCCGATGTGGATCGCGCCATGCAGGCTCTGCCCGATGAGCAGCGTGAGGCCATTGCCCTCGTGCTGGTAGAGGGGCTGTCCTACAAGGAGGCCGCCAGGATTTTGGGGGTACCAATGGGTACGCTGACGTCACGGCTCGTAAGGGGGCGAGGCGCGTTGATCGAAATGCTGGGGGAAGCCGCATGA
- a CDS encoding pirin family protein — translation MTTNVKNHIERRPFASLGHADHGWLNARHHFSFADYHDPARMGWGAIRVWNDDEIAPNTGFPPHPHRDMEIITYVRKGAITHQDSLGNTGRTEAGDVQVMSAGTGIRHSEYNLESETTTLFQIWIIPKTSGGTPSWGAKPFPKDDRSGRLVVLASGYEEDREALRIRADTRLLGGTVKAGTSVTYDSADGRHLYLVAATGRIEIDGQIFEARDGAAILGGRPITVTAIEDSEIVLVDSD, via the coding sequence ATGACTACGAACGTGAAAAACCATATCGAACGCCGCCCCTTCGCGTCGCTCGGCCATGCTGACCATGGCTGGCTGAATGCTCGCCACCACTTTTCCTTCGCCGACTATCATGACCCGGCCCGCATGGGATGGGGTGCGATACGAGTTTGGAACGACGACGAGATTGCCCCCAACACCGGCTTTCCGCCGCACCCTCACCGCGACATGGAAATAATCACCTATGTCCGCAAGGGTGCCATCACGCATCAGGACAGTCTGGGCAATACCGGCCGCACCGAAGCGGGCGACGTCCAGGTAATGAGCGCCGGCACGGGTATTCGCCATTCCGAATATAATCTGGAGAGTGAAACGACAACGCTGTTCCAGATATGGATTATCCCGAAGACGTCAGGCGGCACACCTAGTTGGGGTGCCAAGCCGTTTCCGAAGGACGATCGTTCCGGGCGGCTGGTCGTGCTGGCCAGCGGCTATGAAGAAGACCGAGAGGCCCTGCGCATCCGGGCCGACACGCGCCTGCTGGGTGGGACGGTGAAGGCTGGCACTTCGGTGACCTACGATAGCGCCGACGGGCGTCACCTCTATCTTGTCGCGGCAACGGGGCGGATAGAAATCGATGGCCAAATTTTCGAAGCTCGCGACGGAGCCGCTATCCTGGGCGGACGACCGATCACGGTCACGGCGATCGAAGATAGCGAAATCGTCCTGGTCGATAGCGACTAG
- a CDS encoding UPF0262 family protein, with amino-acid sequence MTDPRIIDITLDERTILWRNADVEQERRIAIFDLLEDNHFAPQRVHPDGYAGPYRVLLRVEEGRLVIEIKREDGEPLEAIILGLGRFRRPIREYFAICDSYYQAISNASPQQIETVDMARRAIHNDAAEMLIERLEGKIKVDFDTARRLFTLICVLHIKG; translated from the coding sequence ATGACTGATCCGCGCATAATAGACATCACGCTCGACGAGCGGACGATCCTGTGGCGCAATGCGGACGTCGAGCAGGAACGGCGGATCGCCATCTTCGACCTACTTGAAGACAATCACTTCGCGCCCCAGCGCGTCCATCCGGATGGCTATGCTGGCCCCTATCGCGTGCTCCTGCGCGTAGAAGAAGGGCGGCTGGTGATCGAAATCAAGCGCGAGGATGGCGAACCGCTGGAGGCCATCATCCTCGGCCTCGGGCGCTTCCGTCGTCCGATCCGCGAATATTTCGCGATCTGCGACAGCTATTACCAGGCGATCAGCAATGCATCACCGCAGCAGATCGAAACAGTGGACATGGCCCGGCGCGCTATCCACAATGACGCAGCGGAAATGCTGATCGAGCGGCTGGAGGGCAAGATCAAGGTAGATTTCGACACGGCACGACGCCTGTTCACGCTGATCTGCGTGCTGCACATCAAGGGGTAA
- a CDS encoding MAPEG family protein has translation MAVELKILAWSCVLLMAHIFAAAHFKTRQYGPKWNVGARDETLPPLEPLAGRLERAQANFLETYPIAIVTLLGVVIAGRTSEWTAIGGWLWLGARSVYLPLYAAGVPVVRTMVYLASLIGLILVLQALIG, from the coding sequence GTGGCGGTTGAACTGAAGATCCTCGCATGGAGCTGTGTGCTTTTGATGGCCCACATATTTGCGGCGGCGCATTTCAAGACCAGACAATATGGCCCCAAATGGAATGTCGGCGCGCGCGATGAGACGTTGCCGCCGCTGGAGCCGTTGGCGGGACGACTGGAGCGGGCGCAGGCCAATTTCCTGGAAACCTATCCGATCGCCATCGTCACTCTGCTGGGCGTAGTGATAGCCGGGCGCACCAGCGAATGGACAGCGATTGGCGGCTGGCTGTGGCTAGGCGCACGCAGTGTCTACCTGCCGCTATATGCCGCCGGAGTCCCAGTGGTCCGAACGATGGTGTACCTTGCAAGTTTGATCGGCCTGATTCTAGTACTTCAGGCATTGATCGGGTGA
- a CDS encoding anti-sigma factor family protein: MTDIDEAILIAWVDGELDDVTRRRVERAVADDPALAARLEMHRRLRQRVSGHYAPVETEPLPPSIHRLLEDSAKVVPFGRPMTTRWRNWGIGGAVAASLVLGLGIGRISGGVSGPIAVTSDGMVAKGSLASALDAQLASAQEGAPVRIGLSFRRKGGGWCRSFGGHSISGVACREGEDWQVRQLISGQRSAEDYRQASSDDARILATVDALIEGAPADAVQEKAARAKGWR, from the coding sequence ATGACCGACATTGACGAAGCCATTTTGATCGCATGGGTTGATGGCGAACTGGATGATGTGACGCGCCGACGGGTGGAGCGCGCCGTGGCGGATGACCCTGCGCTTGCAGCACGACTGGAAATGCATCGCCGCCTGCGGCAGCGCGTCAGCGGTCATTACGCGCCTGTCGAAACCGAACCTCTGCCGCCATCTATCCACAGGTTGCTGGAAGACAGTGCCAAAGTCGTGCCCTTTGGCCGTCCGATGACGACACGTTGGCGCAACTGGGGTATAGGTGGAGCTGTCGCGGCGAGTTTGGTCCTGGGCCTTGGCATCGGCCGAATTTCTGGCGGTGTATCCGGGCCCATCGCTGTCACCAGTGACGGCATGGTAGCGAAGGGCTCACTCGCCTCCGCTCTCGACGCCCAACTTGCTTCGGCCCAGGAAGGCGCGCCGGTGCGTATTGGCCTTAGCTTTCGGCGCAAAGGCGGGGGATGGTGCAGGAGCTTCGGGGGGCACTCCATTTCGGGTGTCGCCTGCCGCGAGGGCGAAGACTGGCAGGTTCGGCAACTGATCTCTGGCCAGCGGTCGGCGGAGGACTATCGGCAGGCATCATCTGACGACGCCCGCATCCTGGCAACCGTCGATGCTCTGATAGAGGGTGCCCCCGCCGATGCAGTGCAGGAAAAGGCAGCAAGGGCCAAGGGCTGGCGCTGA
- the dcd gene encoding dCTP deaminase codes for MSILSDKWIREQALSHAMIEPFVESQRRDGCISYGLSSYGYDARVADEFKIFTNVDSAVVDPKDFAANSFVDRKTDCCIIPPNSFALARTVEYFRVPRDVLVICLGKSTYARCGIIVNVTPLEPGWEGHVTLEFSNTTPLPAKIYANEGACQFLFLKGNEPCEISYADRAGKYMGQQGVTLPRL; via the coding sequence ATGTCGATCTTGTCGGATAAGTGGATTCGCGAACAGGCCCTCTCCCATGCAATGATCGAGCCTTTCGTGGAAAGCCAGCGGCGAGATGGCTGCATCAGCTACGGCCTTTCCTCCTACGGCTACGACGCGCGGGTCGCCGACGAGTTCAAGATCTTCACCAATGTCGATAGCGCCGTGGTCGATCCCAAGGATTTCGCCGCCAACAGCTTTGTCGATCGCAAAACCGATTGCTGCATCATCCCGCCCAACAGCTTCGCCCTGGCGCGGACGGTCGAATATTTCCGGGTGCCGCGGGACGTACTTGTTATCTGCCTAGGCAAATCCACCTATGCCCGCTGCGGCATCATCGTGAACGTGACCCCGCTGGAACCCGGCTGGGAAGGGCATGTGACCCTGGAATTTTCCAACACGACGCCCCTGCCCGCGAAAATCTACGCCAATGAGGGCGCATGCCAGTTTCTTTTCCTCAAGGGCAATGAGCCCTGCGAGATCAGCTATGCCGACCGCGCAGGCAAATATATGGGGCAACAGGGCGTCACATTGCCCCGACTCTGA
- the ctrA gene encoding response regulator transcription factor CtrA: protein MRVLLIEDEPTTAKAIELMLTTEGFNVYTTDLGEEGLDLGKLYDYDIICLDLNLPDMHGYDVLKKLRAAKVQTPVLILSGIAEMDSKVRSFGFGADDYVTKPFHREELIARIHAVVRRSKGHSQSVIRTGKLAVNLDAKTVEVDGNRVHLTGKEYAMLELLSLRKGTTLTKEMFLNHLYGGMDEPELKIIDVFICKLRKKLALACSGDNYIETVWGRGYVLRDPDEVQEVATKVA, encoded by the coding sequence ATGCGCGTCCTGCTTATCGAAGACGAACCGACGACGGCCAAGGCGATCGAGCTGATGCTCACGACCGAGGGCTTTAACGTCTACACGACTGATCTGGGCGAGGAAGGCCTGGATCTGGGCAAGCTGTATGATTACGACATCATCTGCCTTGATCTGAACCTGCCGGACATGCACGGCTATGATGTGCTCAAGAAGCTCAGGGCGGCCAAGGTGCAGACGCCCGTACTGATTCTTTCCGGCATTGCCGAAATGGATAGCAAGGTCCGCTCCTTTGGCTTTGGCGCGGACGACTATGTGACCAAGCCTTTCCATCGCGAAGAATTGATAGCGCGCATTCATGCTGTAGTGCGCCGTTCGAAGGGGCATTCGCAGTCGGTCATCCGCACCGGCAAGCTCGCAGTGAATCTGGATGCCAAGACGGTGGAGGTGGACGGTAATCGTGTTCATCTTACCGGCAAGGAATATGCGATGCTGGAGCTGCTCTCGCTTCGCAAGGGCACCACGCTGACCAAGGAAATGTTCCTGAACCACCTTTATGGCGGCATGGACGAGCCGGAGTTGAAGATCATAGACGTCTTCATCTGCAAGCTGCGCAAGAAGCTTGCGCTGGCGTGTAGCGGCGATAATTACATCGAGACCGTTTGGGGCCGTGGCTACGTGCTGCGAGATCCCGATGAGGTGCAGGAAGTCGCCACAAAGGTGGCCTGA
- a CDS encoding S8 family serine peptidase yields the protein MKWTPPCIAACLLLSGPGAHAQLLPSPGSTLGKVGGVLPGVVDQVENGLEGSGLSPTRLTQRLAAARAARITELLRRHGDSVELDDRRQPARRGVILLTGAKPTSIEALRRAGYGVASEAVEGIDLSVSRLIVPQGHSLLRAIKQVRSIAPEAEASADNLYFPSGGRTMSAAATLANAVPLGSRAAGLIDGGVARHSSLTGGIEQRGFARGAPKASSHGTAVASLISGTGIVRGAAPGASLLAADVYGDDPAGGGAFAITRALGWMAARGVSVVTVSLVGPDNPLLAGAIRLARDKGVTVVAAVGNDGPAAPPAYPASYPEVVAVTGIDKRGRILPEAGRGRHVDFAAPGADMNAANVDGGKSPVRGTSFAAPLVAGRLFVTGNLSALRSEAKPAAKGSKGYGHGIVCRDCRNMD from the coding sequence ATGAAATGGACACCCCCTTGTATCGCCGCCTGCCTCCTACTCTCAGGACCGGGCGCGCATGCGCAACTCCTCCCCTCCCCCGGCAGCACGTTGGGTAAGGTTGGCGGCGTGCTCCCTGGGGTCGTCGATCAGGTTGAGAACGGCTTGGAGGGGAGCGGCCTGTCGCCAACGCGGCTCACCCAACGGCTGGCTGCTGCGCGGGCAGCGCGGATAACGGAACTGCTGCGACGGCACGGCGACAGCGTCGAACTGGACGACCGGCGGCAGCCCGCACGACGCGGAGTTATTCTGCTCACCGGCGCCAAACCCACCAGCATCGAAGCGCTGCGCCGCGCAGGTTACGGGGTGGCAAGCGAAGCCGTCGAAGGTATCGATCTCAGCGTCTCTCGGCTCATCGTGCCACAGGGCCATAGCCTGCTTCGTGCGATAAAGCAGGTGCGCTCAATAGCACCCGAGGCGGAGGCCAGCGCAGACAATCTCTATTTCCCCAGTGGGGGTCGCACGATGTCGGCTGCAGCAACGCTGGCGAACGCTGTGCCTCTAGGCAGTCGCGCTGCGGGGCTGATCGATGGCGGGGTGGCCCGTCATTCTTCACTGACCGGCGGGATCGAGCAACGCGGCTTCGCTCGCGGCGCGCCTAAGGCAAGTTCGCACGGGACAGCGGTCGCCTCGCTCATAAGCGGGACGGGCATCGTTCGAGGCGCCGCGCCCGGCGCCTCTTTGCTGGCAGCGGACGTCTATGGCGACGATCCGGCAGGCGGGGGAGCGTTTGCCATAACCAGGGCACTCGGCTGGATGGCGGCGCGCGGCGTGAGCGTCGTGACAGTGAGTCTGGTCGGACCGGACAACCCGCTGCTCGCCGGAGCGATCCGGTTGGCGCGCGACAAAGGAGTGACGGTCGTAGCGGCGGTCGGCAATGACGGCCCGGCCGCGCCACCCGCGTATCCGGCCTCCTATCCCGAAGTCGTGGCGGTTACTGGCATCGACAAACGCGGGCGAATATTGCCCGAAGCAGGTCGCGGACGACATGTGGACTTTGCAGCCCCCGGCGCAGACATGAACGCGGCCAACGTAGATGGCGGAAAATCACCGGTTCGGGGTACGTCCTTCGCCGCTCCGTTGGTAGCGGGTCGGCTGTTTGTGACCGGAAATCTTTCAGCATTGCGCTCCGAAGCGAAACCGGCGGCCAAGGGTAGCAAGGGTTATGGACACGGGATCGTCTGCCGCGATTGCAGAAATATGGATTAG
- a CDS encoding GH25 family lysozyme, which produces MVAAALWAYACHWAPGRDVYPVQGVAVTADDGAIDWGTLAANGADFAYIRAARGADGRDPAFARNWSAARSSGLRYGAALDFSLCRRAAEQATRFITTVPRDNAALPPVIRLAFDPSCNTRPGRDALLSELNTLVNLVESNTGKSALINVSNDFEAEYDIASGINRTLWLDGNFFPPDYATRRWVMWTANDMRHIDGVDGPVRWAVVAP; this is translated from the coding sequence ATGGTCGCGGCGGCCTTGTGGGCCTATGCCTGCCACTGGGCGCCGGGACGCGATGTCTATCCTGTACAGGGCGTAGCGGTAACGGCGGACGATGGCGCCATCGATTGGGGCACATTGGCGGCCAATGGGGCGGACTTCGCCTATATTCGGGCGGCCAGAGGAGCCGATGGCCGCGATCCTGCATTTGCCCGCAACTGGTCAGCGGCGCGGTCGTCCGGACTGCGTTATGGCGCGGCACTGGATTTCAGCTTGTGCAGGCGCGCAGCTGAGCAGGCGACGCGTTTCATCACCACCGTGCCCCGCGACAATGCCGCCCTGCCCCCGGTGATAAGGCTGGCGTTCGATCCATCCTGCAATACGCGCCCCGGTCGCGATGCGCTTTTGTCCGAATTGAACACGCTGGTGAACCTGGTCGAAAGCAATACCGGAAAGTCGGCACTAATCAATGTTTCCAATGACTTCGAAGCTGAATATGACATCGCATCTGGCATCAACCGGACCCTGTGGCTGGACGGCAATTTCTTCCCGCCTGATTATGCGACGCGCAGGTGGGTGATGTGGACAGCCAATGATATGCGGCATATCGACGGGGTCGATGGACCAGTACGGTGGGCTGTGGTGGCGCCATGA
- a CDS encoding replicative DNA helicase → MVELVQMNLAVEAGVLELPRNVEAEAALLGALMIDNRIAEDVQLKLKPEHFFEPLHGRIYEAVMKLVERDMVANPVTLKPLLDQDPALKELGGAGYLAQLTGNGAALLGARDFAAQIYDLALLRQLVNVGRELVENAMDTSEDVNPREQIEQAEVALYKVSEGEGESGSVKSFATATTMAVQVAERALNSGGHVSGITTGLNSLNEKIGGLHNSDLMILAGRPGMGKTSLATNIAYNAASRWMRDHADGIPPEKNMGAKTAFFSLEMSADQLATRVLAEQSGISGEALRMGKISRADFQNLSRAARELQELPLFIDDTPGLTIAALRTRARRLKRRHDVGLVIVDYLQLLQGSGRGSDNRVQEISEISRGLKTLAKELNVPVLALSQLSRAVEQREDKRPQLSDLRESGSIEQDADMVWFVFREDYYVAAKEPGNKESSEHLEWAQEMERIYGLAELIVAKQRHGSTGRIRMKFDAKITRFSDLAEGAFMGDYE, encoded by the coding sequence ATGGTCGAATTGGTGCAGATGAATCTCGCCGTGGAAGCAGGCGTGCTCGAACTCCCTCGTAATGTCGAGGCGGAGGCGGCGCTGCTCGGCGCCTTGATGATCGACAATCGCATCGCCGAGGATGTGCAGCTGAAGCTGAAGCCGGAGCATTTCTTCGAACCGCTTCATGGCCGCATCTACGAAGCCGTCATGAAGCTGGTCGAGCGGGACATGGTGGCCAACCCCGTGACGCTGAAGCCGTTGCTGGATCAGGATCCGGCGCTCAAGGAACTGGGCGGGGCGGGTTATCTTGCCCAGCTGACCGGTAATGGCGCAGCGCTACTGGGTGCACGCGATTTTGCCGCGCAGATCTATGATCTTGCTCTCTTGCGCCAGCTGGTCAACGTTGGTCGTGAACTTGTTGAAAATGCAATGGACACCAGCGAGGATGTAAATCCGCGCGAGCAGATCGAACAGGCTGAAGTAGCGCTTTACAAAGTGTCTGAAGGCGAAGGTGAGAGCGGTTCGGTCAAGAGCTTTGCCACAGCGACAACCATGGCCGTGCAGGTGGCCGAGCGCGCGCTGAACAGCGGCGGACATGTGTCGGGCATCACCACCGGCCTCAACAGCCTGAACGAGAAGATCGGTGGCCTTCACAATTCCGACCTTATGATTCTGGCGGGCCGCCCCGGCATGGGCAAGACTTCGCTGGCGACCAACATCGCCTATAATGCCGCCTCTCGCTGGATGCGCGATCATGCCGATGGAATCCCGCCTGAGAAGAATATGGGCGCGAAAACCGCCTTTTTCAGCCTGGAAATGTCTGCAGACCAGCTTGCGACACGTGTTCTGGCGGAACAATCGGGCATCAGCGGCGAAGCGCTTCGCATGGGCAAGATCAGCCGCGCCGACTTTCAGAATCTTTCTCGTGCGGCACGCGAGCTTCAGGAGCTTCCGCTCTTCATCGACGATACGCCCGGTCTTACTATCGCCGCGCTGCGGACGCGTGCTCGTCGATTGAAGCGCCGTCACGACGTTGGCTTGGTCATAGTTGACTATCTTCAGTTGCTCCAGGGCAGCGGCAGGGGCAGCGACAATCGCGTTCAGGAAATTTCCGAAATATCTCGTGGTTTGAAGACGTTAGCAAAGGAACTTAATGTTCCGGTGTTGGCTCTTTCCCAGCTGAGCCGCGCCGTCGAGCAGCGCGAGGACAAGCGACCGCAACTGTCGGATCTGCGTGAGTCGGGCTCGATCGAGCAGGACGCCGACATGGTCTGGTTCGTATTTCGGGAAGATTATTATGTGGCCGCCAAGGAGCCGGGCAACAAGGAAAGCTCAGAGCATCTTGAATGGGCGCAGGAGATGGAAAGAATCTACGGCTTGGCAGAACTGATCGTGGCGAAACAGCGTCACGGCTCCACCGGGCGCATCCGCATGAAATTCGATGCGAAGATTACCCGCTTCTCCGACTTGGCGGAGGGCGCATTTATGGGCGATTATGAATGA
- a CDS encoding metallophosphoesterase family protein, giving the protein MLKIPFWNQKPKTLPSIGEDRRVYAIGDIHGRLDLFDRLLDIIDHDDAGRPALACHLVLLGDLIDRGPQSAQVVERAMALRHTSDKVHIIKGNHEELFVYAAQGSARSAGYFRRIGGTSTLASYGLGADVSEEKPDDELACWMLNNIPRDHVDFIDGFDDMLVMGDYLFVHAGIKPRVQLEAQTAADLHWIRAEFLKHRGDHGYMVVHGHSVTAGIDEHPNRIGIDTGAWRSGTLTAIGLQGTERWFLQT; this is encoded by the coding sequence ATGCTGAAAATTCCGTTCTGGAACCAAAAGCCAAAAACGCTGCCCAGCATCGGCGAGGATAGACGCGTCTATGCGATAGGCGACATCCACGGCCGCCTGGACCTGTTCGACCGTCTGTTGGACATTATCGATCACGACGATGCCGGTCGCCCCGCCCTGGCTTGCCACCTTGTCCTGCTAGGCGATCTGATCGACCGAGGTCCGCAGTCAGCGCAGGTGGTGGAACGCGCAATGGCTCTGCGGCACACGAGCGACAAGGTCCACATCATCAAGGGCAATCACGAGGAGTTGTTCGTCTATGCGGCGCAAGGATCAGCCCGATCCGCAGGCTATTTCAGGCGGATAGGCGGCACTTCCACACTCGCCAGCTACGGATTGGGCGCCGATGTGTCAGAAGAGAAACCGGACGACGAACTTGCATGCTGGATGCTGAACAATATACCGCGCGACCATGTCGATTTCATTGATGGCTTTGATGATATGCTGGTTATGGGCGACTATCTGTTCGTCCACGCAGGGATCAAGCCACGAGTGCAACTGGAGGCGCAAACGGCAGCGGATTTGCATTGGATCCGCGCCGAGTTTCTGAAGCATCGCGGCGATCACGGTTATATGGTAGTGCACGGCCACAGCGTCACAGCAGGCATCGATGAACACCCCAACCGCATCGGGATAGACACCGGCGCATGGCGCAGCGGTACGCTGACCGCGATCGGGCTTCAAGGAACAGAGCGGTGGTTTTTGCAGACCTGA
- a CDS encoding cytidine deaminase: protein MMKEGDIKRLIDTARAARNNAYAPYSRFAVGAAVRLINGDIITGANFENASYGLSLCAETVALAAANAQGRLIDVMAIAVVGCDSAPITPCGRCRQILVEAEQVAGRRIAVYCAASGGDSVVEHSLAELLPFSFGPNDLGLDPYSKS, encoded by the coding sequence ATGATGAAGGAAGGCGACATCAAGCGGTTGATCGATACAGCGCGCGCGGCCCGGAATAACGCCTACGCGCCGTACAGCCGCTTTGCCGTTGGGGCTGCCGTGCGGCTGATCAACGGCGATATCATCACTGGCGCAAACTTCGAAAATGCCAGCTATGGCCTTTCGCTCTGCGCTGAAACAGTGGCGTTGGCCGCTGCGAATGCGCAGGGACGGCTCATTGATGTGATGGCCATCGCAGTGGTGGGCTGTGACAGCGCTCCCATAACGCCATGCGGGCGGTGCCGTCAGATACTGGTCGAGGCGGAGCAGGTGGCGGGGCGACGGATCGCTGTCTATTGTGCCGCGTCGGGCGGCGATTCTGTGGTTGAACACAGCCTCGCCGAACTTCTTCCTTTTTCTTTTGGCCCCAACGATTTGGGGCTAGATCCTTATAGTAAGAGTTAA
- a CDS encoding phosphoadenylyl-sulfate reductase, translating to MAEPARQLDVIDARPAFTQAEADALNARFEGVDALTMLRTVFAEGLAGKVAVVSSFGTESAVLLDLVARADRDIPVIFVDTLKMFAETLNYRDTLITRLGFTDSRSVTPDRDVLMQKDETGLRWSYDPDGCCDIRKVEPMNRAKQGLDAWISGRKAFQSTTRQNMPRFEIEDGRLKINPLGDWAKDDLEAYFEEHDLPRHPLEAQGYLSVGCEPCTSKVLPGEDPRAGRWRGWDKVECGIHSPVTPIPAPATNPDDPANQPVF from the coding sequence ATGGCTGAACCTGCCCGCCAGCTTGACGTCATAGATGCCCGCCCCGCCTTCACCCAGGCGGAGGCGGATGCGCTCAACGCGCGGTTCGAAGGCGTAGATGCATTGACCATGCTCAGGACCGTGTTTGCCGAAGGGCTTGCTGGCAAGGTAGCGGTCGTGTCGTCCTTCGGCACCGAAAGCGCCGTGCTGCTGGATCTGGTGGCGCGGGCCGACAGGGACATTCCCGTGATCTTCGTCGATACGCTCAAGATGTTCGCGGAGACGCTGAATTACCGCGACACTCTGATCACACGGCTGGGCTTTACCGACAGCCGATCGGTGACGCCCGATCGGGACGTACTGATGCAGAAGGATGAGACGGGCCTGCGCTGGTCCTATGATCCCGACGGCTGCTGCGACATCCGCAAGGTAGAACCGATGAACCGCGCCAAGCAAGGGCTGGACGCGTGGATTTCGGGACGCAAGGCGTTTCAATCGACCACGCGCCAGAATATGCCGCGATTCGAGATCGAGGACGGTCGCCTGAAAATTAATCCGCTGGGCGATTGGGCCAAGGATGACCTGGAAGCCTATTTTGAGGAACATGATCTTCCGCGCCACCCGCTGGAGGCGCAGGGCTATCTGTCCGTAGGCTGCGAGCCGTGCACGTCCAAGGTTCTTCCTGGCGAAGACCCGCGTGCGGGACGTTGGCGCGGGTGGGACAAGGTCGAATGCGGGATTCACTCACCCGTAACGCCGATCCCAGCCCCTGCCACCAATCCGGACGATCCGGCAAATCAACCCGTCTTCTGA